One Williamsia phyllosphaerae DNA segment encodes these proteins:
- a CDS encoding TetR/AcrR family transcriptional regulator yields MATTTTRQAYLETGLDVLADLGYGGLKLAEVCRRLGVTSGSFYHFFDNWGHYTGELLEHWRTERSAALIEHVRAEPDPRKRIEALRAIGMSLPYRAESAIRTWSSLDPAVLAVQQEVDAQRVQVLHDAAFAIVGNERGAEMFAKWSMYLLVGYEQITLQADRDALEWMFNRAEIALDSGELADLPPV; encoded by the coding sequence ATGGCGACCACGACAACGCGCCAGGCGTACCTGGAGACCGGGCTGGATGTACTCGCCGATCTCGGGTACGGCGGGCTGAAGCTCGCCGAGGTGTGTCGACGACTCGGTGTCACGTCGGGGTCCTTCTATCACTTCTTTGACAACTGGGGTCACTACACCGGTGAGCTTCTCGAACACTGGCGTACCGAGCGGTCGGCCGCGCTCATCGAACACGTTCGCGCCGAACCGGATCCGCGCAAGCGCATCGAGGCCCTCCGCGCGATCGGCATGTCGTTGCCCTACCGCGCGGAGTCGGCGATCCGGACCTGGAGCAGCCTCGATCCCGCGGTGCTCGCGGTGCAGCAGGAAGTCGACGCCCAGCGCGTCCAGGTGCTGCACGACGCCGCCTTCGCGATCGTCGGCAACGAGCGCGGCGCCGAGATGTTCGCGAAATGGTCGATGTATCTGCTGGTGGGTTACGAGCAGATCACCCTGCAGGCCGATCGTGACGCCCTGGAGTGGATGTTCAATCGCGCCGAGATCGCGCTCGACTCCGGCGAATTGGCGGACCTGCCGCCGGTGTGA
- a CDS encoding SCP2 sterol-binding domain-containing protein: protein MGFASADEVCTYIGGIFETAFTDDEIGPKLAGTGIVLEFAFSEPEAHVVIDAANQKVFGDGLPGGLDAAPTPGATMSMTADVGSAYWQGKVNLPMAMAKKKISVDGNVAALLKLAPLSKKLFPTYVDRLKADGRDDLLV, encoded by the coding sequence ATGGGTTTCGCCAGTGCCGACGAGGTGTGCACCTACATCGGAGGGATCTTCGAGACGGCGTTCACCGACGATGAGATCGGTCCGAAGCTGGCCGGCACGGGGATCGTTCTCGAGTTCGCCTTCTCCGAGCCCGAGGCGCACGTGGTGATCGACGCCGCCAATCAGAAGGTGTTCGGTGACGGTCTGCCGGGTGGACTCGACGCCGCACCGACACCCGGCGCCACGATGTCGATGACCGCAGACGTCGGCAGCGCCTACTGGCAGGGCAAGGTCAACCTCCCGATGGCCATGGCCAAGAAGAAGATCTCGGTCGACGGCAACGTCGCGGCGCTGCTCAAACTCGCACCCCTGTCGAAGAAGCTGTTCCCCACCTACGTCGATCGACTGAAGGCCGACGGCCGCGACGACCTGCTCGTCTGA
- a CDS encoding esterase/lipase family protein has protein sequence MSVRPAVLRLIVLVATASACLVLAAPASAAPGRPTLPVTYDFFAGARDAVARPGASAPGTNDFSCRPTAAHPNPVVLVHGTGGNRQTNWATLGPVLHNAGYCVFALTYGTLPGTPYPINALGGLTSMIPSAKQLGAFIDRVRGATGAAKVDIVGHSEGTLMPEYYVRYLGGSRVVERYVSLAPYWKGQDSSGYLALEKATRAIGLDPKRVLPCPECAEEQYGSPFMRAINAGGSPYDPAVVYTNIMTRDDGVVEPWTDGFVPGPRTTNIVVQDTCAADRSDHLSLVSSPRTAAFVRTALDPRNPVAVPCVPVPPGIPG, from the coding sequence ATGTCAGTTCGTCCCGCCGTTCTTCGGCTGATCGTCCTCGTCGCGACCGCGTCGGCCTGTCTCGTGCTCGCCGCTCCGGCCTCGGCGGCCCCCGGTCGGCCGACCCTCCCGGTCACCTACGACTTCTTCGCCGGAGCCCGTGACGCTGTGGCGCGTCCGGGTGCGTCGGCGCCCGGGACCAACGACTTCTCGTGCCGTCCCACCGCGGCGCATCCGAACCCGGTGGTCCTGGTCCACGGCACCGGCGGCAACCGTCAGACCAACTGGGCCACCCTCGGGCCGGTGCTGCACAACGCGGGCTACTGCGTGTTCGCGCTGACCTACGGCACGCTGCCCGGCACGCCCTATCCGATCAACGCGCTCGGTGGACTGACCAGCATGATCCCCAGCGCGAAACAGTTGGGCGCGTTCATCGACCGCGTCCGAGGCGCGACCGGCGCGGCGAAGGTCGACATCGTCGGGCACTCCGAGGGCACGCTCATGCCGGAGTACTACGTGCGCTACCTCGGGGGTTCGCGCGTCGTGGAGCGGTACGTCTCGCTCGCGCCGTACTGGAAGGGGCAGGACAGCTCGGGTTATCTGGCGCTCGAGAAGGCTACGCGCGCAATCGGGCTCGACCCGAAGCGCGTACTGCCGTGCCCGGAGTGCGCCGAGGAGCAGTACGGCAGCCCGTTCATGCGCGCCATCAACGCCGGCGGCAGCCCGTACGACCCCGCGGTCGTCTACACCAACATCATGACCCGCGACGACGGCGTCGTGGAGCCGTGGACAGACGGTTTCGTGCCCGGCCCGCGGACGACGAACATCGTCGTCCAGGACACGTGCGCGGCCGACCGCTCGGACCATCTGTCGTTGGTGTCGTCACCGCGCACGGCAGCATTTGTCCGCACCGCCCTGGACCCGCGGAACCCGGTTGCGGTCCCGTGTGTGCCGGTTCCGCCCGGTATACCTGGCTGA
- a CDS encoding RNA polymerase sigma factor, which translates to MLDVYDDALPAVYGYLLRRCRDTTLAEDLTSETFLAAMDSVRRVDPPDPTVPWLIGVARHKLADHWRRMQRTAEPVGDPPETAHDTWDTELDRLIAEHTLAQISPLHRAILTLRYVDDCTVPRCAEVLGRTVMATEALLTRAKREFRATYPDDRGSRNPRQGARR; encoded by the coding sequence CTGCTCGACGTGTACGACGACGCATTGCCCGCCGTCTACGGGTACCTGCTGCGTCGCTGCCGCGACACCACCCTCGCCGAGGACCTCACCTCCGAGACGTTCCTCGCGGCGATGGACAGCGTCCGACGGGTCGATCCACCCGACCCGACCGTGCCGTGGCTGATCGGCGTGGCCCGACACAAGCTGGCCGACCACTGGCGGCGCATGCAGCGGACCGCCGAGCCGGTGGGTGACCCGCCGGAGACCGCCCACGACACCTGGGACACCGAGCTCGACCGCCTGATCGCCGAGCACACGTTGGCGCAGATCAGCCCTCTGCACCGGGCGATCCTGACGCTTCGCTACGTCGACGACTGCACGGTCCCCCGCTGCGCCGAGGTCCTCGGCCGCACCGTGATGGCGACCGAGGCGTTGCTGACCCGGGCCAAGCGCGAGTTCCGCGCGACGTATCCCGACGACCGCGGCTCGCGGAACCCACGACAGGGGGCACGGCGATGA
- a CDS encoding ferredoxin has translation MKVTVDRELCCASGMCEMTAPEVFLLADSGDVEVDNDEVDAHSDKVRRALIECPTQALTLIE, from the coding sequence ATGAAGGTGACCGTGGACCGTGAATTGTGCTGCGCATCGGGCATGTGTGAGATGACCGCGCCGGAGGTGTTCCTGCTCGCCGACTCCGGTGATGTCGAGGTCGACAACGACGAGGTCGACGCCCACTCCGACAAAGTGCGCCGCGCCCTCATCGAATGCCCTACCCAGGCGCTGACCCTTATCGAGTGA
- a CDS encoding aldehyde dehydrogenase family protein, with amino-acid sequence MAAPTLPTTPVVESVDPSVLADLRRYHASGATRDIGWRTSQLAALERMLDERESDIVAALDADLGRAGFDAWLGDIASTKGEATFARKNLKKWMKRQRQSLPLAQLPARGWVQYEPLGVVLVIGPWNYPVYLTLGPLVAAIAAGNCAVLKPSEMAPASSALLARIVPEYLDTSAFRVIEGDASTTQDLLALGFDHAVFTGGTEVGKKIMAAAAPTLTPVTLELGGKSPVYVAADADLDVTARRIAWTKLLNSGQTCIAPDYVLADRAVVDELVGKIGATIAEFRKDKVEATVKIVNSRQFERLASYLEATTGRVVLGGGIDRENLRIEPTVVVDPDPDDAVMENEIFGPILPVLTVESPEAAIAFINSRPKPLASYVFTSSKSLAARMIDAIPSGGAVVNHIAMHCLIPQLPFGGVGASGMGAYHGRWGFEALSHRKAVLSKPAKPDLSLIYPPYSDRAVKLLRRML; translated from the coding sequence ATGGCTGCACCCACACTGCCCACCACACCCGTCGTCGAATCGGTCGACCCATCGGTGCTCGCCGACCTGCGCCGGTACCACGCGTCCGGCGCGACTCGGGACATCGGTTGGCGCACAAGTCAGTTGGCGGCGCTCGAGCGCATGCTGGACGAGCGCGAGTCCGACATCGTGGCCGCACTCGACGCCGATCTCGGTCGCGCGGGCTTCGACGCGTGGCTCGGCGACATCGCATCGACCAAGGGTGAGGCCACGTTCGCGCGCAAGAACCTCAAGAAGTGGATGAAACGGCAGCGTCAGTCGCTCCCGCTGGCCCAGTTGCCCGCCCGCGGCTGGGTGCAGTACGAGCCCCTCGGGGTGGTGCTGGTCATCGGCCCGTGGAACTACCCCGTGTATCTGACGCTCGGACCGCTGGTCGCGGCGATCGCAGCGGGCAACTGTGCTGTGCTCAAGCCGTCGGAGATGGCGCCGGCGTCGTCGGCACTGCTGGCCCGGATCGTTCCGGAATACCTCGACACCTCCGCGTTCCGCGTGATCGAGGGCGACGCGTCGACCACCCAGGACCTCCTCGCACTGGGTTTCGACCACGCCGTGTTCACCGGCGGCACCGAGGTCGGCAAGAAGATCATGGCCGCCGCGGCCCCGACCCTCACGCCGGTGACTCTCGAACTCGGCGGTAAGAGTCCGGTCTACGTGGCCGCCGACGCCGACCTCGACGTCACCGCGCGCCGCATCGCCTGGACCAAGCTGCTCAACTCCGGCCAGACCTGCATCGCACCCGACTACGTGCTCGCCGACCGCGCGGTGGTCGACGAGCTCGTCGGCAAGATCGGCGCCACCATCGCCGAGTTCCGCAAAGACAAGGTCGAGGCGACGGTGAAGATCGTGAACAGCCGCCAGTTCGAGCGTCTCGCCTCCTACCTGGAGGCGACCACCGGACGCGTCGTCCTCGGCGGCGGCATCGATCGAGAGAACCTGCGGATCGAACCCACTGTGGTCGTCGACCCCGACCCCGATGACGCCGTGATGGAGAACGAGATCTTCGGCCCCATCCTGCCCGTGCTCACCGTCGAGTCGCCCGAGGCTGCGATCGCGTTCATCAACTCCCGACCCAAGCCGCTCGCCAGCTATGTCTTCACCTCGTCGAAGTCGTTGGCCGCGAGAATGATCGATGCCATCCCGTCGGGAGGCGCGGTGGTCAACCACATCGCGATGCACTGCCTGATCCCGCAACTACCGTTCGGCGGTGTCGGTGCCAGCGGCATGGGTGCCTACCACGGTCGCTGGGGTTTCGAAGCGCTCAGCCATCGCAAGGCGGTGCTCTCCAAGCCGGCGAAACCCGATCTGTCACTGATCTATCCGCCCTACAGCGACCGCGCGGTGAAGCTGCTGCGTCGGATGCTCTGA
- a CDS encoding M18 family aminopeptidase has translation MTIPTSATAAGLCTFVDASPSPFHVCASVAAELATAGYTELHETQAWADVAGAHYVVRGGSIIAWDARGTDTPFRIVGGHTDSPNLRLKQHPELRSVGLRMVGLEPYGGAWLNSWLDRDLGVSGRLAIRRGTGLEQRLVRVDDPVLRVPQLAIHLSEDRKGVTLDPQRHVNAIWGVDDGASAQFLEWLCAREDLDLGDVVGWELMTHDLVPSSLIGAHSDLLSAPRLDNQGTCYAGLRGLLDAADSTGPTRVLALFDHEEVGSGSERGAASDFLASTLERIVLARGGDRGDYLQTMAASVCASGDMAHATHPNYPDRHEPAHRIAVNGGPVLKVNQNLRYASDAEGEGLFALACEQAGVPLQRYVHRADLPCGSTIGPITATRTGLRTVDVGAAQLAMHSAREMMGADDVASYSAALQAFLAPA, from the coding sequence ATGACGATCCCGACGTCGGCGACCGCGGCCGGCCTCTGCACGTTCGTCGACGCCTCGCCGTCGCCGTTCCACGTGTGCGCGAGCGTTGCGGCCGAACTGGCGACCGCCGGATACACCGAGCTGCACGAGACGCAGGCGTGGGCCGACGTCGCGGGGGCGCACTACGTCGTTCGCGGCGGATCGATCATCGCCTGGGACGCCCGCGGCACCGACACCCCCTTCCGGATCGTCGGCGGCCACACCGACAGCCCCAACCTGCGTCTCAAGCAGCACCCCGAACTCCGTTCGGTCGGATTGCGCATGGTCGGTCTCGAGCCGTACGGCGGCGCGTGGTTGAACTCCTGGCTCGACCGGGATCTCGGCGTCTCCGGTCGCCTCGCGATCCGGCGCGGGACCGGGCTCGAACAGCGATTGGTCCGGGTCGACGACCCCGTGCTTCGAGTGCCGCAGCTGGCCATCCACCTGTCCGAGGATCGCAAGGGCGTGACCCTCGACCCGCAGCGACACGTCAACGCCATCTGGGGAGTCGACGACGGCGCATCGGCCCAGTTCCTCGAGTGGCTGTGCGCACGTGAGGATCTCGACCTCGGCGACGTGGTCGGCTGGGAACTGATGACCCACGACCTCGTCCCCAGTTCGCTGATCGGCGCGCACTCGGACCTGCTCAGCGCACCGCGCCTGGACAACCAGGGCACCTGCTACGCGGGGCTGCGCGGCCTGCTCGACGCCGCGGACTCGACCGGCCCGACGCGCGTGCTCGCGTTGTTCGACCACGAAGAGGTCGGCAGCGGATCCGAGCGCGGCGCCGCGTCAGACTTCCTCGCGAGCACGTTGGAACGAATCGTGTTGGCGCGCGGGGGAGATCGCGGCGACTACCTGCAGACGATGGCCGCCAGTGTCTGTGCGTCGGGCGACATGGCGCACGCGACGCACCCGAACTATCCGGACCGTCACGAGCCCGCTCATCGGATCGCGGTCAACGGCGGACCGGTGCTCAAGGTAAACCAGAACCTGCGCTACGCCAGCGATGCCGAGGGCGAAGGTCTGTTCGCACTGGCCTGCGAGCAGGCCGGGGTACCACTCCAGCGCTACGTCCACCGCGCCGACCTGCCCTGCGGATCGACGATCGGGCCGATCACGGCCACCCGCACCGGTCTTCGCACGGTCGATGTCGGCGCCGCGCAGCTCGCGATGCACAGTGCGCGGGAGATGATGGGCGCCGACGACGTCGCGAGCTATTCGGCTGCGCTGCAGGCGTTCCTCGCACCGGCCTGA
- a CDS encoding esterase/lipase family protein, translating to MAHGSLIRMLGDAMTIPLRVGGLLTHSTDDVGELAPDQEVDNPAPRGAARDRQKVAYNFFSGIGPEIANPGGALPGANQWDAPVDPAHPNPVILVHGTGGGGQTNWGTYVPLLALEGYSVFTLTYGALAHVPWPLKAMGGMTLMEDSAAELGDFIEKVLAATGAEKVDIVGHSQGTLVPNHYAKFLGGGDKIGRYVSLAPLWEGTTAFGAGLLHTVDLRLGIDPLKVLPCRAVAQMTRGSEFITAMNADGGPYVPGIDYVNISTRFDEFVRPYTSGQLPAVSDDQTVTNIVVQHDCSQDFCDHLGICGSPRAARHVLNALDPSSSEKVPCQFVPPFFG from the coding sequence GTGGCCCACGGTTCCCTCATCCGCATGCTCGGCGACGCGATGACGATCCCCCTGCGGGTGGGCGGCCTGCTCACGCATTCGACCGACGATGTCGGTGAACTCGCGCCCGACCAGGAGGTCGACAACCCCGCCCCGCGCGGCGCCGCACGCGACCGACAGAAGGTCGCCTACAACTTCTTCTCCGGCATCGGGCCCGAGATCGCCAACCCCGGTGGGGCCCTACCCGGCGCGAACCAGTGGGACGCCCCGGTGGACCCTGCTCATCCCAACCCGGTGATCCTGGTGCACGGCACAGGCGGGGGCGGTCAGACCAACTGGGGCACCTACGTCCCGCTGCTCGCGCTCGAGGGCTACTCCGTGTTCACGCTCACCTACGGCGCTCTCGCCCACGTGCCGTGGCCGCTCAAGGCCATGGGCGGGATGACGCTCATGGAGGACAGCGCCGCCGAACTCGGCGACTTCATCGAGAAGGTCCTCGCCGCGACCGGCGCCGAGAAGGTCGACATCGTCGGCCATTCGCAGGGCACGCTGGTGCCGAACCATTACGCGAAGTTCCTCGGCGGCGGCGACAAGATCGGGCGCTACGTCTCGCTCGCCCCGCTGTGGGAGGGCACCACGGCATTTGGTGCCGGTCTGCTCCACACCGTCGACCTGCGGCTCGGGATCGACCCGCTCAAGGTGCTGCCGTGTCGCGCGGTGGCGCAGATGACGCGGGGCTCGGAGTTCATCACCGCGATGAACGCCGACGGCGGCCCGTATGTGCCGGGCATCGACTACGTCAACATCTCCACCCGCTTCGACGAGTTCGTCCGGCCGTACACCAGCGGTCAGCTCCCCGCGGTCAGTGACGACCAGACGGTCACGAACATCGTTGTCCAGCACGATTGCTCGCAGGACTTCTGCGATCATCTGGGTATCTGCGGGTCACCACGCGCGGCGCGACACGTGCTCAACGCGCTCGACCCGTCCAGCAGTGAGAAGGTGCCATGTCAGTTCGTCCCGCCGTTCTTCGGCTGA
- a CDS encoding cytochrome P450 encodes MSAPTTDRTFHPVSISPQSFWAATAEDREATFRLLRDKAPISWHPPIEGALIPPEQPGVWAVATHADITYVSKHPELFTSAQGVMVEELPEELLEASMSFLAMDGKRHASLRRLVSAAFTPRQVKTITEQIQSQAERIVDDLLANPEGDFVMQVSKRLPMWTIYEMMGLDESHRDDAAHHADGLVSWNDPAVAAGREPGEVLNESLVALLTMALELAEARRAEPRDDLMTNLVQAEVDGEKLTDDEIAAFFVLLSVAGNDTTRNTISLVAKALQDNPAQRQLLVDDFDGTIGTAVDEFIRYATPVMTFRRTALVDTEVGGQPIRAGEWLLMLYPSANRDAEVFTDPERFDVTRSPNPHVGFGGGGPHFCMGAFLAKTQLRELFGQLLTRAPHMQLGEPEFLVGNFVHAVRSMPYTVRG; translated from the coding sequence ATGAGCGCACCGACCACAGACCGAACCTTTCATCCCGTGAGCATCTCGCCGCAGTCGTTCTGGGCGGCCACCGCCGAGGACCGCGAGGCGACCTTCCGACTCCTGCGGGACAAGGCGCCGATCAGTTGGCACCCCCCGATCGAGGGCGCACTGATCCCGCCGGAGCAGCCCGGCGTGTGGGCGGTGGCCACCCACGCCGACATCACCTACGTCAGCAAGCACCCGGAGCTGTTCACCTCCGCACAGGGCGTGATGGTCGAAGAGCTCCCGGAGGAGTTGCTCGAGGCGTCGATGTCGTTCCTCGCCATGGACGGAAAGCGTCACGCCTCGCTGCGTCGGCTGGTCAGCGCCGCGTTCACCCCTCGGCAGGTGAAGACCATCACCGAGCAGATCCAGAGCCAGGCCGAGCGCATCGTCGATGATCTGCTGGCCAATCCCGAGGGTGACTTCGTCATGCAGGTGTCCAAGCGTCTGCCCATGTGGACCATCTACGAGATGATGGGACTCGACGAGAGTCACCGTGACGACGCGGCGCACCACGCCGACGGCCTGGTCTCGTGGAACGACCCGGCCGTCGCCGCCGGTCGTGAGCCGGGCGAGGTGCTCAACGAGTCGTTGGTCGCGCTGCTCACCATGGCTCTGGAGCTGGCCGAGGCCCGCCGCGCCGAACCCCGCGACGACCTCATGACCAACCTCGTGCAGGCCGAGGTCGACGGCGAGAAGCTGACCGACGACGAGATCGCCGCGTTCTTCGTGCTGCTGTCGGTGGCGGGCAACGACACCACCCGAAACACCATCAGCCTCGTCGCGAAGGCGTTGCAGGACAACCCTGCTCAGCGCCAACTGCTCGTCGACGACTTCGACGGGACCATCGGCACCGCCGTCGACGAGTTCATCCGATACGCCACCCCGGTGATGACGTTCCGACGGACCGCGCTGGTGGACACCGAGGTGGGCGGGCAGCCGATCCGCGCGGGGGAGTGGCTGTTGATGCTCTATCCGTCGGCCAACCGCGACGCCGAGGTGTTCACCGATCCCGAACGGTTCGACGTCACCCGGTCGCCCAACCCGCACGTCGGATTCGGCGGCGGTGGACCGCACTTCTGCATGGGGGCCTTCCTCGCCAAGACGCAGCTCCGAGAGTTGTTCGGCCAGTTGCTGACCCGTGCTCCCCACATGCAGCTCGGTGAGCCTGAGTTCCTGGTCGGCAACTTCGTCCACGCCGTCAGGTCCATGCCCTACACCGTGCGGGGATGA
- a CDS encoding TetR/AcrR family transcriptional regulator yields the protein MAPPTDIDTAPGDDTVVRLLEAMATSVDERGFKATTVADVVRIAKTSRRTFYEHFSGRDDCFLALLARVNGELIAHITDAVDRSLPWREQVRQAIEAWIGGSLSRPAITLSWILDTPGLGTAARAQQRESMAEFYSLIADLLDSPTYHVEHPQPVPRYVSIILVGGLRELLAIHVEDSGDVSDIEDIVDAATEATIAVLSASID from the coding sequence ATGGCGCCCCCGACCGACATCGACACCGCGCCGGGTGATGACACGGTCGTCCGGTTGCTCGAGGCGATGGCGACATCGGTGGACGAACGTGGCTTCAAGGCGACGACGGTCGCCGATGTGGTGCGGATCGCGAAAACGTCGCGGCGCACGTTCTACGAACACTTCTCCGGCCGCGACGACTGTTTTCTCGCACTGCTCGCGCGGGTCAACGGCGAGTTGATCGCGCACATCACGGACGCGGTCGATCGCAGCCTGCCGTGGCGTGAGCAGGTGCGCCAGGCCATCGAGGCGTGGATCGGCGGTTCCCTGTCGCGTCCGGCGATCACCCTGTCGTGGATCCTCGACACCCCCGGCCTCGGGACGGCCGCCCGCGCCCAGCAGCGCGAGTCGATGGCCGAGTTCTACTCGCTGATCGCCGATCTGCTCGATTCGCCCACCTATCACGTCGAACACCCGCAACCGGTGCCGCGATACGTGTCGATCATCCTCGTCGGCGGGCTCCGTGAACTCCTCGCCATCCACGTCGAGGACAGTGGCGACGTGTCCGACATCGAGGACATCGTCGACGCCGCGACCGAGGCGACCATCGCGGTCCTGTCGGCCTCGATCGACTGA
- a CDS encoding VOC family protein has product MATATISSALLSSDNPERLRDWYARVFDASIERTPGEPGYDVVDLDGFYLMIDSRPDVRGPAAEAARLIVNAEVDCAQTTGALVDELGYGWLSPLERRDAGWFGTALDPDGNYVQLIGFDEEMQREASEASMTPFSGFAVHDVDAAAAFYSDVLGLRVDRNPMGLLALHLDRHTRVVMYPKDDHVPASFTVLNIPVPDIDAAVDDLEAKGVRLLRYDGLPCDDRGVMRGRSVQMGPDIAWFTDPSGNVISVMH; this is encoded by the coding sequence ATGGCAACAGCGACGATCTCCAGTGCACTGCTCTCCAGCGACAACCCCGAACGCCTGCGCGACTGGTACGCGCGCGTGTTCGACGCGTCGATCGAACGAACACCGGGTGAGCCCGGCTACGACGTCGTCGATCTCGACGGTTTCTATCTGATGATCGACTCGCGTCCCGACGTCCGCGGACCGGCGGCCGAGGCGGCGCGGCTCATCGTCAACGCCGAGGTCGACTGCGCGCAGACCACCGGGGCGCTGGTGGACGAACTCGGCTACGGATGGCTGAGCCCGCTCGAGCGCCGCGACGCCGGATGGTTCGGGACCGCGCTCGACCCCGACGGCAACTACGTGCAGCTCATCGGTTTCGACGAAGAGATGCAGCGCGAGGCGTCCGAGGCGTCGATGACGCCGTTCAGCGGTTTCGCGGTGCACGACGTGGACGCCGCGGCAGCGTTCTACTCCGACGTCCTCGGGCTGCGAGTGGACCGCAACCCGATGGGCCTGCTGGCGCTCCATCTCGACCGCCACACCCGGGTCGTCATGTACCCCAAGGACGACCACGTCCCGGCGTCGTTCACGGTCCTCAACATCCCGGTCCCCGACATCGACGCCGCCGTCGACGACCTCGAGGCGAAGGGAGTCCGGCTGCTGCGGTACGACGGCCTCCCGTGCGACGACCGCGGCGTGATGCGCGGTCGGAGTGTGCAGATGGGCCCCGACATCGCCTGGTTCACCGACCCGTCCGGCAACGTGATCTCGGTGATGCACTGA
- a CDS encoding VOC family protein, which translates to MTGPIRPDPFTALRAVDTDVDPASVFSRQLRARLERGADLPRGVVMSGVTADQTAPTGIIERPGALPYLTVADGLAAIDWYRAHLGARLRGEPILMDDGRVGHAELEIGGGVIYLAAAFDEIGLAAPAPGAVSVSLMLAVDNTDRALSAARAGGASVQREPYEGHGSRTAVIIDPFGHRWMLSGPVRTPTGVVDRVRPGDVVYPSLCTPDVERAVRFYGAVLGWRYDAETRQVTNLGHRLGLSTLGDLRSLFLVYAVADLEGAREAIVAAGGTDLTEADGHPGSLDASDDQGARFAVYVADPDEVRGEQHPAGHGELTYITVHTPDSRAFRDFHSRVLGWEFTAGRVDDGWEVDDSRPQIGIAGGADEYSVVAMWSVDDIEAAVTRVREAGGEVISGPERMPYATTAECVDDQGVRFYLGQY; encoded by the coding sequence ATGACCGGCCCGATCCGCCCCGATCCCTTCACCGCACTGCGCGCGGTCGACACCGATGTCGACCCGGCGTCGGTGTTCTCCCGACAACTCCGCGCCCGTCTCGAGCGCGGAGCCGATCTACCCCGAGGAGTCGTCATGAGTGGGGTCACCGCAGACCAGACCGCCCCGACCGGGATCATCGAGCGACCCGGCGCCCTGCCCTACCTCACGGTCGCGGACGGCCTGGCGGCGATCGACTGGTACCGGGCCCATCTGGGCGCGCGCCTGCGTGGCGAGCCGATCCTGATGGACGACGGCCGTGTCGGCCACGCCGAGCTGGAGATCGGCGGAGGCGTCATCTACCTGGCCGCGGCGTTCGACGAGATCGGGCTGGCCGCCCCTGCGCCCGGCGCAGTCTCGGTGAGTCTCATGCTCGCCGTCGACAACACCGACCGCGCGCTGTCCGCTGCCCGCGCCGGCGGCGCGTCTGTGCAGCGAGAGCCCTACGAGGGCCACGGGTCCAGGACGGCGGTGATCATCGACCCCTTCGGTCATCGGTGGATGCTGTCCGGGCCGGTGCGCACCCCTACGGGTGTGGTTGACCGGGTCCGTCCCGGCGACGTCGTGTACCCGTCGCTGTGCACCCCCGATGTCGAGCGCGCGGTCCGGTTCTATGGGGCGGTGCTCGGGTGGCGCTACGACGCCGAGACGCGTCAGGTCACCAACCTCGGACACCGTCTCGGCCTGTCAACGCTCGGGGATCTGCGATCTCTGTTCCTCGTCTACGCCGTCGCCGATCTCGAGGGCGCGCGGGAGGCGATCGTCGCGGCCGGGGGCACCGACCTCACCGAGGCCGACGGTCACCCCGGGTCGTTGGACGCGAGCGACGACCAGGGCGCCCGCTTCGCGGTCTACGTAGCCGACCCCGATGAGGTTCGCGGGGAACAGCATCCGGCCGGACACGGCGAACTCACCTACATCACGGTGCACACCCCCGACAGCCGGGCGTTCCGCGACTTCCACTCCCGGGTCCTGGGCTGGGAGTTCACGGCCGGTCGCGTCGACGACGGGTGGGAGGTCGACGATTCTCGACCACAGATCGGGATCGCCGGCGGCGCCGACGAGTACTCCGTGGTGGCGATGTGGTCGGTCGACGACATCGAGGCCGCGGTGACACGTGTCCGGGAGGCCGGCGGCGAGGTGATCAGCGGGCCCGAGCGGATGCCGTACGCGACCACCGCGGAATGCGTCGACGACCAGGGCGTGCGGTTCTACCTCGGGCAGTACTGA